Genomic segment of Vulpes lagopus strain Blue_001 chromosome 7, ASM1834538v1, whole genome shotgun sequence:
TTGAAGCTTTCTGGTAACATTAACGTTTTCACCTTTGCAAATTTGAGTTGATGATGCCAGAAAATGCTGCAGACAACAGGACACAGAGTAGAAAATATAGTCCTTGGACTGTTTGTCTTACTCATATAGAGCCTGAACTATCAACAGGTCACCCAAGATCTCCCTTTCTGGGGTCTGTGGCCCATAAGCTCTTCTTAGTGTCTTCCTAGtgtgtttatagttttcagataTTGTGCAAAATATCACCATGCTAGATAGAGTCCTAGAGGATGCATTCGATATCAATGTACCTAACACATGTAGGCAAATTTAaagtgatctttaaaatattgataatattgGCAAGTAGGATGGCTACAAGGTGAGACATGCCATGAGGCCTCAGGTGCCTCCACTGCCAACTGTGAGCAAGCAGTTGGTGTGGGGGGCAGCCTGGTGCAGTACTCTGACTGCAGTTGTGTCGTGTTGTTATGATTCTGTCTTCTACCAACCTGGTTACTGGAATCCCCAGTagtaaagtaaaattttcaaGGCTTCCCAGCACAGATGATGACTACATTGACCTTGAGTTTAAGAAAAACATTCATGGGGTCACATATGAGGCTACTGTACTTGCTATAGTGCTGTTTTTGATTGACGACTTTCTCATCATAGGCTGCCTCCTGCTAGCTGGCTATCTCAAAAAAGGGTGGTGGGTGGTAGGGACAGACCACAGTCCTTCAGTCCTGATCACTGGCATCCTGGTGTTCCTGCCAGAATTGTACCACCTGCATATCTCCTACTATGCATCCAAAGGCTACTGGGGTTACTCCTACCAATGACATTCCAGATTTTGATGACTAGTTCCCACCCTCAAGCCTGAGGAGATGAGTCACAGATGGGACTGAGCCCAGCTTTACAATGTTGAGAAGAAACTGTGACTAAGAGCTAAAGAATTCTGCCATTTGcagatgttaaataaaaaatggcCAGATTTTATGAGTCCAACCCCAAGATGTCAACTGAGCTTACAATCACAAATTAACTAATCAGGACATGCTCTATTTTTCATCTCCTTGCACTGGCAAAAGCTGACAAGCTTTTCCACGTGCATATGTATCTTGGAAGAGTAGCAGTGTTAATGGTATGGGAAAGCCAGAGGTTATTCTGTAGCAGAAAGTATTAATACTACCACCCTTTTCATAGTTgagcatttcttttaaataatcctCATTATCAGTTTGTTCTGGTGGCAAATGGAAGAATTCAGTATGCCAAATTTCATGTTACTGATAATTTGTTTTGAAGACATCTAAGTGTTTTACCCCTACACTCATCTCTAATTTTGTATTCTAGTAGTAGGACTTGGCAAAATCAAGTATGTGAGGGTGCATCTGTAACATTTCTTACCTGCGTTCTTATTAACAGCAGCcaggacatttatttatttatttatttatttatttatttatttatttatttttaatttttatttatttatgatagtcacacagagagagagagagaggcagagacacaggcagagggagaagcaggctccatgcaccgggagcctgatgtgggattcgatcccaggtctccaggatcgcgccctgggccaaaggcaagcgctgaaccactgcgccacccagggatcccccaggactTTATTTAAACCCCAGAGCAAATTGCCAAAAGGTAAACACTTTCTCCATTCACCAGTCATTGGTCAGCTTTGATTTGTTCCACCAGCAAATTGGCCAGCATATAATTTGGGTCATTCTGTTCTTTGTAGATTGAGATGTGCTATATAGCATGCTTTAAGTACTGGACTTTGGGCTGtttcctaagggaaaaaaatgtagataagTGATAAGTGGTAATTATTTAGAGATTATAAACCCACTATTAGCACCTTGTATTTGATGTCCTTCTAGGGAAGATTGCAAGACCTGTCCTTGATCCCTACAGGATTAGGCTGCCttagtttgattttgttttgtagcTTGCAAAAAGTGacatattcaaaagaaattaaaatttcaaaatctaaaaaataaaataaaatattgatcatattaaagttattattggggcacctgggtagctcagttggttaagtgtccgactcttgatctcagctcaggtcttgatctcagggtcgtgaattcaagccccacattggcttcacactgggcatagagcctactttaaaaaaaataaaaatacaaataaataataaaaaataaattcacgaCTGACTTCTTCC
This window contains:
- the LOC121494270 gene encoding transmembrane protein 230-like, yielding MILSSTNLVTGIPSSKVKFSRLPSTDDDYIDLEFKKNIHGVTYEATVLAIVLFLIDDFLIIGCLLLAGYLKKGWWVVGTDHSPSVLITGILVFLPELYHLHISYYASKGYWGYSYQ